In a genomic window of Penaeus vannamei isolate JL-2024 chromosome 10, ASM4276789v1, whole genome shotgun sequence:
- the LOC113809248 gene encoding uncharacterized protein isoform X2, translating to MSDFHLNLEKPSLLSKAKQKLGPWRLLDEHFEDGAWEAVAGLARLLQPDSVEVSLEGDAPWLLPGLLVVLEQLQKLECECRVKWRRDWHLRAGGITPTTEALLRASSPTTLALELDEHEDPAALASLPGMVASLARISCSVNLFLESHFLGHSDPAVSDPFLLPCLGDTARVRFRRLSAHLGPEATARFVQEAAAADRASSDDDEDEVFLRVRATPMVQAKAAIRYLEVLRVRISSVDVIAALNKSLPFMELLDDLDVHLTLPRFVPSDAVPQIAYAKDRLTLRLDRVDDAGADRAGRIATAFSRQYAHVWLCKSRMTSVGGEVFLEHLKAGRTLVGAVHVFSVAKGRPDGRSFLRLSAQASLLAAPTALYW from the exons GACGGGGCGTGGGAAGCCGTGGCCGGCCTGGCGCGCCTCCTGCAGCCGGACTCCGTCGAGGTGTCGCTGGAGGGCGACGCCCCCTGGCTCCTTCCGGGCCTCCTCGTCGTTCTTGAGCAGCTTCagaag CTTGAGTGTGAGTGTCGCGTGAAGTGGCGGCGCGACTGGCACCTGAGGGCGGGGGGCATCACCCCCACCACGGAGGCGCTGCTGCGGGCGTCCTCTCCGACGACGCTGGCGCTGGAGCTGGACGAGCACGAGGACCCCGCCGCACTCGCGTCCCTCCCCGGCATGGTCGCGTCCCTCGCCCGGATCTCGTGCTCCGTCAACCTCTTCCTCGAGTCCCACTTCCTCGGCCACAGCGACCCCGCCGTGTCCGACCCCTTCCTCCTGCCGTGCCTCGGGGACACGGCCCGCGTCAGGTTCCGCCGGCTCTCGGCTCACCTCGGGCCCGAGGCCACCGCGCGGTTCGtgcaggaggcggcggcggcagacAGAGCGAGCAGCGACGACGACGAGGATGAGGTGTTCCTCCGCGTGCGGGCGACGCCCATGGTCCAGGCGAAGGCGGCCATCCGATACCTGGAGGTGCTGCGGGTGAGGATCTCCTCCGTGGACGTCATCGCGGCCCTCAACAAGAGCCTGCCCTTCATGGAGCTGCTGGACGACCTGGACGTCCACCTGACGCTGCCGCGCTTCGTGCCGTCGGACGCGGTGCCTCAGATCGCCTACGCGAAGGACCGCCTCACGCTGCGCCTGGACCGCGTGGACGACGCAGGGGCCGACCGCGCCGGGCGCATCGCCACCGCCTTCAGCAGGCAGTATGCCCACGTGTGGCTGTGCAAGAGCCGCATGACGAGCGTGGGCGGCGAGGTGTTCCTGGAGCACCTGAAGGCCGGGCGGACGCTGGTGGGCGCCGTACACGTGTTCTCGGTGGCGAAGGGAAGGCCCGACGGGAGGAGCTTCCTGCGCCTCAGCGCCCAGGCGAGTCTGCTGGCCGCCCCGACGGCGCTCTACTGGTAG
- the LOC113809248 gene encoding uncharacterized protein isoform X3, producing the protein MAEYEKPSLLSKAKQKLGPWRLLDEHFEDGAWEAVAGLARLLQPDSVEVSLEGDAPWLLPGLLVVLEQLQKLECECRVKWRRDWHLRAGGITPTTEALLRASSPTTLALELDEHEDPAALASLPGMVASLARISCSVNLFLESHFLGHSDPAVSDPFLLPCLGDTARVRFRRLSAHLGPEATARFVQEAAAADRASSDDDEDEVFLRVRATPMVQAKAAIRYLEVLRVRISSVDVIAALNKSLPFMELLDDLDVHLTLPRFVPSDAVPQIAYAKDRLTLRLDRVDDAGADRAGRIATAFSRQYAHVWLCKSRMTSVGGEVFLEHLKAGRTLVGAVHVFSVAKGRPDGRSFLRLSAQASLLAAPTALYW; encoded by the exons GACGGGGCGTGGGAAGCCGTGGCCGGCCTGGCGCGCCTCCTGCAGCCGGACTCCGTCGAGGTGTCGCTGGAGGGCGACGCCCCCTGGCTCCTTCCGGGCCTCCTCGTCGTTCTTGAGCAGCTTCagaag CTTGAGTGTGAGTGTCGCGTGAAGTGGCGGCGCGACTGGCACCTGAGGGCGGGGGGCATCACCCCCACCACGGAGGCGCTGCTGCGGGCGTCCTCTCCGACGACGCTGGCGCTGGAGCTGGACGAGCACGAGGACCCCGCCGCACTCGCGTCCCTCCCCGGCATGGTCGCGTCCCTCGCCCGGATCTCGTGCTCCGTCAACCTCTTCCTCGAGTCCCACTTCCTCGGCCACAGCGACCCCGCCGTGTCCGACCCCTTCCTCCTGCCGTGCCTCGGGGACACGGCCCGCGTCAGGTTCCGCCGGCTCTCGGCTCACCTCGGGCCCGAGGCCACCGCGCGGTTCGtgcaggaggcggcggcggcagacAGAGCGAGCAGCGACGACGACGAGGATGAGGTGTTCCTCCGCGTGCGGGCGACGCCCATGGTCCAGGCGAAGGCGGCCATCCGATACCTGGAGGTGCTGCGGGTGAGGATCTCCTCCGTGGACGTCATCGCGGCCCTCAACAAGAGCCTGCCCTTCATGGAGCTGCTGGACGACCTGGACGTCCACCTGACGCTGCCGCGCTTCGTGCCGTCGGACGCGGTGCCTCAGATCGCCTACGCGAAGGACCGCCTCACGCTGCGCCTGGACCGCGTGGACGACGCAGGGGCCGACCGCGCCGGGCGCATCGCCACCGCCTTCAGCAGGCAGTATGCCCACGTGTGGCTGTGCAAGAGCCGCATGACGAGCGTGGGCGGCGAGGTGTTCCTGGAGCACCTGAAGGCCGGGCGGACGCTGGTGGGCGCCGTACACGTGTTCTCGGTGGCGAAGGGAAGGCCCGACGGGAGGAGCTTCCTGCGCCTCAGCGCCCAGGCGAGTCTGCTGGCCGCCCCGACGGCGCTCTACTGGTAG